The Desulfomonilaceae bacterium genome includes the window AGGAGCATCCTCTTAGGAAAGATTTTCCCCTGCTCGGCACAGAGGACACCCCTGATTTGCCCTCTCAGATCAAATTTTGAGGTAGTGAGGTCATGGCGCAAGAGTTGAGCCACCGGGCCGATATCAGAAGCGAGATCATGGAGATAAATCTGGGGCCCCATCACCCCAGTACCCACGGAGTCTTTCGCGCAATAGTTGAACTCGATGGAGAGATAGTCCAAAACGTGGTTCCATACCTAGGATATCTTCATCGTGGGTATGAAAAGACCTGTGAAAGCAAAAAATACCATCAGATAATTCCACTCACAGAACGATGTGATTACATGGGCGCGTCGAGTAATTCTCTGGCCTTCTGTCTCACGTTGGAAAAAACGCTTGGTGTGGAAATACCCCAAAGAGCCCAGGTCATCCGTGTTATGATGGCTGAACTCTCGAGGATATTTAGTCATCTTTTCTGGCTGGGAACCCACGGTCACGATGTGGGAGCCATGACACCTCTGTTTTATATGCTTCGCGAACGCGAAGAGATCATGAATCTGTTCGAACTCACGGCCGGTGGCAGGCTGATGCCGAACTATATCCGGATCGGCGGATTGGCCAAAGACCTCGAAGAAGGCTTTGTAGAAAGGCTTCAGGCTTTTACAAACCATTTTGACGCCCGGGTGGACGAGTACGAGACCTTACTCACCAAGAACGCGATTTATATGGATAGGACCCAGGGCATTGGCTTTCTGCCTCTCGACAAGGTGATTGCCTTGGGGGCCAGTGGCCCTATGATCAGGGCTTCAGGAAAGGCATGGGACATCAGAAAGTCCGAGCCGTACTGTGGATACGATCAATATGATTTTGACATACCGGTACAATATGGTTGTGATGTTTATTCAAGATACCTTGTCAGAGTTGAAGAGATGCGTCAGAGCAACAGGATTCTGAAGCAGACTATCAAGATGTTACCTGAAGGTCCTATCCGAGCCGCAGCCCCTGGGAAAATTTTTCCTCCTCAGGAAGACATTTACACGAAAATGGAAGCCGTTATTCATCATTTCATGCTGATTGTTGAAGGGCTCAGACTTCCCGTAGGAGATTGTTATCAGTGTATAGAGTCTCCACGAGGAGAATTGGGATGTTACATAGTGAGTGATGGTGGGCCGAACCCGTATAGACTAAAGTGGAGAGCGCCGGCCTTCGTGAATCTGCAAACTCTCTCTGAGATGAGCAGAGGATGTTTCTTTGCCGATCTTATCGCAATATTGTCTAGTGTAGATATAGTCTTGGCCGAAGTTGACAGATAGAGAAAGCTTGTTATGGCTCAAATGACGTTAGCGGATCTTGTAGAATCGTTGGATCTTACGGTCAGCGCAGGCGCTCAAGACCTCGCGAGAGAAGTTGCCGGGGGCTACGCTAGTGACCTTTTGAGTGATGTTATCGCAAACTCAAAAGAGGGTGACGTGTGGATGACACTTCAACTGCACCAGAACATTATCGCCGTGGCGTTTCTTAACAATTTGGCCGGAATAATAATTGTGAACGGACGTCAGCCTGAAGAGGCCACCATCAAGAAGGCTGAGGAGCAGGGTGTGGTTGTAATGTGTAGCTCTCTGCCGACCTACGAAGTGGCTGGTCGATTATATAAACTCGGAGTCAGAAGAGAAACCTGAATACTTCATAAGATTTTTCCTGGCGAGCTTGAGGGCGCCTCAGAGACGGTTGAGTTTCTGGATGTGTTCACTGAAGATTCTAAGGCTTGATTTGCACATCCATTCGACTCTGTCCCCTTGTACTGAACTCGGAGATATGACGCCAAGAGCGATTGTAAGAGCATCGATAGAAAAGGGCCTTGATATGATAGCCATTTGTGATCACAACTCGTCGAGAAACGCCGGAGCGGCTATAAAGGCTGCTCAAGGATCTCCATTGAGTGTGATACCGGGCATTGAAATCACTTCCAGTGAAGAGACGCACATATTGGGACTGTTTCCGACTTTGAAGAAGGCTACGGCTGCTCAAGAAGAAGTGTACTCTCGTCTGCCGGGGACGAATGATGAAAAGGCTATAGGTTATCAGGTAGTAGTGGATGAATATGATATGGTTGAGGACCTGGAACAGGCGCTGTTGATTGGAGCCACTACGCTGAACATCTATCGGGTAGTCAAGTTGATACACACTCTAGGCGGATTGGCGGTTGCATCGCACGTAGACAGACCTGGTTTCGGAATATTTAGCCAACTCGGCTTTATCCCTGATAATCTGGAATTAGACGCGCTGGAGATTTCAAAACACATAGACGTTGATGATGCCAGAAAAAAGTATCATCAGCTTGTCGATTATACCTTGGTGACATCCTCCGACGCCCATTATGTTTCTGACATTGGCGCCGCCTATACGGAGGCCGAGATGGCAGAGGCTTCCTTTGCAGAGCTAAGTTTGGCCATCAGGGGCAACGAGGGGCGACGAATCATTAAGCCTTACAGGCTTGCGTGAAAGCGCTGGCAATGAGTGATGGAGGATTTGTCTCTTCACATCCTAGATGTGGCTGAGAATGGAATTTCGGCTGGGGCTTCCCTCATAAAGATTTTGATTGAAGAGAAAATTGACGCTGACTTGTTGACCATAGTCATAGAGGATAACGGGAAGGGAATGAGTTCAGAATTTTTGGATAGAGTCTTGGACCCATTTGTCACCACACGAACAACTCGAAAAGTGGGACTTGGTCTTTCCCTTTTTCAGCAATCGGCTCAGGAAGCGGAAGGTGACCTTTCTGTGGAATCAACCCTTGGATTGGGAACAAGGGTATGTGTGAATATGAAGCGCAGCCACATCGACAGGAAACCTTTAGGGGACATGGTTTCCACGATGCTGACTCTTGTAGAGGGTAATCCTGAGACCGATTTCGTCTATTGTCACAAGAAAAACTTTAGGGAATATGTTTTGGATACGAGAGAGATTCGGGTGGAGTTGGGTCGGATTCCCATGAACCATCCAATGGTAGTGTCATTGATTAAAGAAAACATCGCCGAGGGGCTCAGAGAATTAGACTGAGCGTCGCTACGGCGAATTTACGCGGGGTATTTCAAAAGTGCAAGAAAGAGACTCTCTACTAAAGAAAAAAATTCAAGACAGCGCGGAGATCATCCCGCCGGACAAACTCGCGCTTTTGGATTCGGTGATAGAGAAATATCAGGGATCTATGAGTTACCTGATTCCGGCGCTTAAAGAAGCTCAGGAAATGTTTGGTTACCTTCCTATGGAAGTTCAGCGCACCCTGTCCAAGGGATTGAATATTCCGGCTTCTCACATTTATGGTGTCGTAACTTTCTATTCATTTTTCACCATAACCCCTCGTGGGCGCCACACTATCAGGCTTTGTTTGGGAACAGCCTGTTATGTTAAAGGATCTAAAGAGATTCTGGAAATTATAACAAGAGAAATTGGAATCAACGTGGGTGAGACCACGAAAGACGGCAGATTTTCTTTGGAAGCGGTGCGATGTCTGGGAGCGTGTGGTCTGGCGCCTGTGATGATGATTGGCGAGGATACCCATGGCAATATAATTCCGTCCGCTACTTTGGGTATCCTGGAAGGTTACCAATAAGCGAAACGTTAGGTGAATAGCGGTGTGACTTATAGCTGTTCAAGGAATTTGTTCCTTTGCTTGAACAATGGTACCGAGAATCTTTGTTATAAAGGAGGGAACAAGGTGCCCAAGATTTCGATAGAGGATCTCAAAAAAATTAAGAAAGAACAAACAGGAAAAATGGTTCTTCGGGGAGGCCAGTATCGAGCAAAGGTGACCGTCCACATGGGCACGTGCGGGATTGCCGCCGGCGCTCGTGAAGTGATGAATGTTTTTCGTGAACTCATCGCCGCCAAAGAAATTCAAGACGTCATCCTTACAAACTCGGGTTGCGCCGGGCTGTGCGCCAAAGAGCCAATGATAACGGTCGAGGTTGTCAATTCTGCCCCGGTAAAATACGTTCAAGTAGACAGAGAAAAGGCGAGGAAGATTTTCGAAGAGCACGTTCTGGGCGGAAAGGTCGTTGAAGATTTCGCTCTTGCCATAGGCAGCGAGACCATGGCGGTTTAGTCTGGATGTGTTGATCCGATTTTTGAGGCTTTTTAGCCGCATTTCTTGAGAGAATCGCCTTTGTTGGAGAATAGGTAATGTGTGCGAGCCCTTACTTTAGACTGCAGATAATGATGTGCGCCGGCACCGGCTGTATAGCGAGCGGTTCCCTAGACGTCAAGCAAGCTCTGGAACGTGAACTGGTAAAGCGCAATCTCCAGAACGAAGTTCAGATAATCATGACCGGGTGTAACGGCTTTTGCGCTATGGGGCCCCTGGTAGTCATTTATCCCGACGGCATTTTTTACAACCAGGTTAGACCAGAGCATGCTCCGCTGATCGTTGAAGAGCACATCTTGAAAGGGCGTATTGTTGAGAAGCTTCTGTTCAAAGATGAGGTAGCCAAGGGTAAAGTTCCCCTAATGAAGGACATAGGTTTCTTTGGACTTCAGAGACTGATCGTCCTTCGCAACCGTGGTCTGATAGACGCTGAAAATATAGATGAGTACATTGCTCGAGATGGGTATGCAGCTCTGGCCAAAGCTCTCACCGAAATGACACCGGAACAGGTAATTGAAGAGGTCAAGAAATCGGGTCTACGTGGGAGAGGTGGCGGTGGATTCCCTACAGGACTCAAATGGGAAGAATGCCGAAGATATGACAACTTTCCCAAGTTTACCATTTGCAACGGTGACGAGGGTGACCCCGGAGCTTTCATGGACCGGTCCGTGATGGAAGGAGATCCTCATTCCGTTTTGGAAGGAATGGCGATCTCAGGTTATGCCATAGGAGCGGAAAAAGGTTACATATATGTGAGGGCGGAATATCCTCTAGCGATTCAGAGACTGCAAAAAGCGATCGAGGACGCTCGCTCATATGGTCTCCTGGGCGAAAACATCCTTGATAAAGGTTTCAACTTTGACATCGCTATTGCCCCCGGCGCCGGCGCTTTTGTTTGTGGTGAGTCCACTGCTCTCATGTATTCTATTGAGGGCAAGAGAGGTATGCCACGCATTAAACCCCCTCGAAGCGCCGAAGCTGGCTTATGGAACCAGCCTACGAATTTGAACAATGTTGAAACATTTGCGAACCTTAATCCGCTCATTCTCAACGGAGCGGACTGGTTCGCTTCCATAGGCACGGAAAAGAGCAAGGGCACCAAGGTGTTTGCCCTAACCGGAGCGGTTATCAATGTCGGTTTGGTTGAGGTTCCTATGGGGACTTCACTCAAAACCCTTATTTTTGACATCGGTGGAGGGATTCCCAAGAAGAAGAAATTCAAGGCTGCCCAGATCGGTGGACCTTCCGGCGGTTGTGTGCCTTTGGGTATGGAAGACGTTGAGATAGACTATGAGTCTTTGCAAGGTGTCGGCGCTATGATGGGATCGGGTGGCGTAGTCGTCATGGATGAAGGCACATGCATGGTTGACACTGCGAGATTTTTTACGAACTTCTCTGTTGATGAGTCGTGTGGGAAATGCGTGCCCTGCCGCGAAGGCTTGAAAGTCATGTTTGACAAACTGACCGACATTGTAGAAGGTCGAGGTCAGGAAGGGGATGTGGAATTTTTAATTGAGCTTGGCCACCATATCAACAATACATCCCACTGCGGTCTTGGGAAAAGCGCTGCTAACCCTGTGCTTTCTACCATACGTTATTTCAGGCATGAGTACGATGCCCATATCAGGGACAAACACTGCCCCGCTCTGGTATGTCCGGATCTGATCGATTTTGAGGTAATTGAAGAAAAGTGCAAGATGTGCGGAATGTGTTTCAAGAATTGTCCCTCCAACGCGATAGTGTGGGAAAAGAAGAAAGTCGCCTGGATAGATCGATCAAAATGCACAAAGTGCAGGACCTGTATTATGAACTGTAAGTTTGGGGCGATTCATTAACGGTCAAGAACAAAAGTTTTGGAGCCGCTCCGTTTTTAAATGGAGTGGATTCCGATTCCTAATATCTAATTGCGAGTAAGATTCTATGGTTACTCTGACCATCGATGGCGTTAAGGTTACAGTGAAGAAGGGAAGCTCGATTCTGGAAGCTGCCCAACAAGCCGGTGTTAGGATCCCAACCCTTTGTCATGACAAAAGGCTTATTCCTTATGGCTCTTGTCGTATGTGCATAGTTGAGGTCACAAGTAGAGGGAAGACCCGAACCATGCCCTCCTGTTTCAATCCGGCTCGGGACGGAATGGAGATTGCGACGAACACGCCAAGGCTGCGTGAGAGCCGCAGACTTCAATTAATGCTTCTGTTGAGATCACATCCATTGTTGTGTCCAAGTTGTGACGCCGGTGGAGACTGCGACCTGCAAAACCTGGTGTTCGAGTATGAGGCGCCAGAACTTTCTTTCGGGCGGCAGTCAAGATATTTCCATGTGGACAATGATTCGCATTTCATCCGCTTCAATATGAATCTTTGCATCCGATGTGGGATGTGCGTTCGCATTTGTGATGAGGTTCAGGGGCAAGCTGAAATCAGTTTCATAAGGCGAGGCATAGAAACAGAAGTATCTACGGATTTTGAAAGGACCCTGGATTGCGAATTCTGCGGTCAATGCGTGTCCGTGTGTCCGGTAGGAGCTATATCGTCCAAGTGGCTAGTGGGAACAGGACGTAGATTTGAGCAGAAGAAAACTGACACTATCTGCGCTTTTTGTAGTCTTGGCTGTTCTTTAACGCTGGGCGAAAAGGAAGGCAAGACGGTTTATGTTTACGGTCCTGAAGATGGACCGAACGAAGGCAGCCTTTGCGTCAAGGGTCGTTATGGGTGGCCTTTCGCGTTTTCAGAGCAGCGTCTGGCGCAACCATTGATTCGGAAAAACGGGATTTTGGTGGAATCAACATGGGATGAAGCCCTGCAAACTGTTGCAGATAAATTTGGCTCAATAAAAAAGAGTCCAGGATCTGAAAGCCTTGCCGCCCTTGGATCACAAAGGCTGACCAATGAAGAAGCGTACGTATTTAACAGATTCGTTAGAACTGTTATGGGCGTAAACAACCTTGACCACGCGGCTGGGCTCGGTTATCGGTCACTTACCGAGGGACTTGCCCCCGTGCTGGGTTATGCTGCCTCAACTAACCCTATACGTGAAATCAGGGGCGCTAAGACGATATTGTTGCTTGGCGCTGATCTGACGGAAACGCATCCTATCGCAAAGAATGAAGTCATACTTGCTAGCGGTAGGAACAGAGCCAAGGTCATAGTTGTAGACCAGATCAGAACCAAGCTTACCGATCTTGGCGGTCTGTTCCTCAATGTTCCTCCAGGCGCGGAAGAGCAGATCGTAAACTCCATGATCAAATTTATAATTGACGAGGGAATGTTTGATCGGGCCGCTCTGGATATTAAGGCCGAAGGACTTGAGTCCCTAGCCGATTCGTTGAAAGATTACACACCGGAGGCAGTAGCCAAAGCCCTCGGGATAGACTCAGATTTGATTAAAAGCGCAGCGACTTTTTTTGCAAAAGCTGAAACTGCCGTAGTCATTTTGACAGAAGGGCTCAACCGCTTACGGGACAGCGTGAATTTGGGTAAGGCTGCCGCGAATCTTGCTCTTATTACGGGTCACGTCGGTAAGGAATCATGCGGGATATTTGTCTTCGGAGAAAAGGCGAACGCTCAGGGAGTTCTGGACATGGGGCTCACTCCAGGTAGCCTGCCAGGATTTCAACCGTTAGGGGATGACGTCGTTAAGTCAAAATTTGAAGATCTATGGAAAGCTGAAATCTCTTCAAAAGAAGGCTTGAACGCTCAGGAGATTTTAGCCGCGGCGTCAAACGGGTCGATAAAAGGTCTTTACGTTGTCGGTGAGAATCCTGTGGATACCTATCCCAACAGGAAACAAGTAGAGGAGTCTTTGGGGAAACTGGATTTTCTGGTGGTCCAGGACATGTTCATGACATCCACAGCGAAGATGGCTCACGTCGTCCTCCCCGTCTCAGCTCCATATGAGAAATCTGGGACATTTACCAGCGCTGAACGCAGAATTCAGAAACTTAATCCTAGTTCGAAACCGGCTCTTGGGAAGACAGATCTCGAAATTTTCATGACTCTAGCCTCGAAAATGGGTAAGCCTGAACTTTCTTACAACGGGTACGCTGAAGTGATGAGCGAGATTGCCAGGTCGGTGCCGTTATACGCCGGTGTGTCCTACGAAAAAATTGGCCGTCAGGGTTTGACGTGGCCCTGCGTGGATACTGATGATTCCGGTTCAGGGACCCTTTATGAAGGTGGCTTCCCTAATGGGAAGGCAAAGCTGTCGAACGCTACTCCATTCCAGACAATCACGAGATCTGGCGAGTCCTTCCGATTGATTCCATGTGTTTCAAAATTTCATTCCGGCTCTTTTTCAGAATGGAGTCCATCCCTAATGGAAGTTCGTCCGGGTGGTTTTGTGGAAATGAACAGCTCCGATATGGCTAGCTTGAGTTTAGCAGAAGGTGACTTGATAAAAATCACTGGAACTGGTGGGCAGGCATTCAACGCCAAAGTAAAAGAGTCTCGTCGAGCTGTTAGCGGGACCGTGCTTGTTCCTTATCACTTTTCCAATATGAAGTCGAATTCCTTAACTGACTGGGGATCCACTGAAATTCTGATTCAAGTGGAAAAGGCATAAAAATCGAGAGAGGTTGATTCATGGATTCCGCCTTCCCTGTACTCTTGGTTGTTATAAAGACGCTCCTTGTCTTGGTCGCAGTGCTGACTTTCGTCGCCTATCTGACCCTGATAGAAAGAAAGGTGCTCGGTTGGATCCAAGTTCGCATTGGTCCTAACCGTGTCGGTCCATGGGGTTTGTTACAGCCTTTGGCTGATGGCGCAAAGCTGCTTCTAAAAGAAGAGATTACAGTCTCATCGGCTAACAGGGTGGTATACATCGCTGCTCCATTGATAGTGGTTGTTTGCGCACTGGTTCCATTTGCTGTGATACCCTTTGCAAAAGGCCTGGGCCTGGAAAATATCTTGGG containing:
- a CDS encoding NADH-quinone oxidoreductase subunit NuoF, with protein sequence MCASPYFRLQIMMCAGTGCIASGSLDVKQALERELVKRNLQNEVQIIMTGCNGFCAMGPLVVIYPDGIFYNQVRPEHAPLIVEEHILKGRIVEKLLFKDEVAKGKVPLMKDIGFFGLQRLIVLRNRGLIDAENIDEYIARDGYAALAKALTEMTPEQVIEEVKKSGLRGRGGGGFPTGLKWEECRRYDNFPKFTICNGDEGDPGAFMDRSVMEGDPHSVLEGMAISGYAIGAEKGYIYVRAEYPLAIQRLQKAIEDARSYGLLGENILDKGFNFDIAIAPGAGAFVCGESTALMYSIEGKRGMPRIKPPRSAEAGLWNQPTNLNNVETFANLNPLILNGADWFASIGTEKSKGTKVFALTGAVINVGLVEVPMGTSLKTLIFDIGGGIPKKKKFKAAQIGGPSGGCVPLGMEDVEIDYESLQGVGAMMGSGGVVVMDEGTCMVDTARFFTNFSVDESCGKCVPCREGLKVMFDKLTDIVEGRGQEGDVEFLIELGHHINNTSHCGLGKSAANPVLSTIRYFRHEYDAHIRDKHCPALVCPDLIDFEVIEEKCKMCGMCFKNCPSNAIVWEKKKVAWIDRSKCTKCRTCIMNCKFGAIH
- a CDS encoding (2Fe-2S) ferredoxin domain-containing protein — translated: MPKISIEDLKKIKKEQTGKMVLRGGQYRAKVTVHMGTCGIAAGAREVMNVFRELIAAKEIQDVILTNSGCAGLCAKEPMITVEVVNSAPVKYVQVDREKARKIFEEHVLGGKVVEDFALAIGSETMAV
- a CDS encoding DRTGG domain-containing protein, with the protein product MAQMTLADLVESLDLTVSAGAQDLAREVAGGYASDLLSDVIANSKEGDVWMTLQLHQNIIAVAFLNNLAGIIIVNGRQPEEATIKKAEEQGVVVMCSSLPTYEVAGRLYKLGVRRET
- the nuoE gene encoding NADH-quinone oxidoreductase subunit NuoE is translated as MQERDSLLKKKIQDSAEIIPPDKLALLDSVIEKYQGSMSYLIPALKEAQEMFGYLPMEVQRTLSKGLNIPASHIYGVVTFYSFFTITPRGRHTIRLCLGTACYVKGSKEILEIITREIGINVGETTKDGRFSLEAVRCLGACGLAPVMMIGEDTHGNIIPSATLGILEGYQ
- a CDS encoding PHP domain-containing protein — its product is MCSLKILRLDLHIHSTLSPCTELGDMTPRAIVRASIEKGLDMIAICDHNSSRNAGAAIKAAQGSPLSVIPGIEITSSEETHILGLFPTLKKATAAQEEVYSRLPGTNDEKAIGYQVVVDEYDMVEDLEQALLIGATTLNIYRVVKLIHTLGGLAVASHVDRPGFGIFSQLGFIPDNLELDALEISKHIDVDDARKKYHQLVDYTLVTSSDAHYVSDIGAAYTEAEMAEASFAELSLAIRGNEGRRIIKPYRLA
- a CDS encoding ATP-binding protein, with translation MEDLSLHILDVAENGISAGASLIKILIEEKIDADLLTIVIEDNGKGMSSEFLDRVLDPFVTTRTTRKVGLGLSLFQQSAQEAEGDLSVESTLGLGTRVCVNMKRSHIDRKPLGDMVSTMLTLVEGNPETDFVYCHKKNFREYVLDTREIRVELGRIPMNHPMVVSLIKENIAEGLRELD
- the nuoD gene encoding NADH dehydrogenase (quinone) subunit D yields the protein MAQELSHRADIRSEIMEINLGPHHPSTHGVFRAIVELDGEIVQNVVPYLGYLHRGYEKTCESKKYHQIIPLTERCDYMGASSNSLAFCLTLEKTLGVEIPQRAQVIRVMMAELSRIFSHLFWLGTHGHDVGAMTPLFYMLREREEIMNLFELTAGGRLMPNYIRIGGLAKDLEEGFVERLQAFTNHFDARVDEYETLLTKNAIYMDRTQGIGFLPLDKVIALGASGPMIRASGKAWDIRKSEPYCGYDQYDFDIPVQYGCDVYSRYLVRVEEMRQSNRILKQTIKMLPEGPIRAAAPGKIFPPQEDIYTKMEAVIHHFMLIVEGLRLPVGDCYQCIESPRGELGCYIVSDGGPNPYRLKWRAPAFVNLQTLSEMSRGCFFADLIAILSSVDIVLAEVDR
- a CDS encoding molybdopterin-dependent oxidoreductase, yielding MVTLTIDGVKVTVKKGSSILEAAQQAGVRIPTLCHDKRLIPYGSCRMCIVEVTSRGKTRTMPSCFNPARDGMEIATNTPRLRESRRLQLMLLLRSHPLLCPSCDAGGDCDLQNLVFEYEAPELSFGRQSRYFHVDNDSHFIRFNMNLCIRCGMCVRICDEVQGQAEISFIRRGIETEVSTDFERTLDCEFCGQCVSVCPVGAISSKWLVGTGRRFEQKKTDTICAFCSLGCSLTLGEKEGKTVYVYGPEDGPNEGSLCVKGRYGWPFAFSEQRLAQPLIRKNGILVESTWDEALQTVADKFGSIKKSPGSESLAALGSQRLTNEEAYVFNRFVRTVMGVNNLDHAAGLGYRSLTEGLAPVLGYAASTNPIREIRGAKTILLLGADLTETHPIAKNEVILASGRNRAKVIVVDQIRTKLTDLGGLFLNVPPGAEEQIVNSMIKFIIDEGMFDRAALDIKAEGLESLADSLKDYTPEAVAKALGIDSDLIKSAATFFAKAETAVVILTEGLNRLRDSVNLGKAAANLALITGHVGKESCGIFVFGEKANAQGVLDMGLTPGSLPGFQPLGDDVVKSKFEDLWKAEISSKEGLNAQEILAAASNGSIKGLYVVGENPVDTYPNRKQVEESLGKLDFLVVQDMFMTSTAKMAHVVLPVSAPYEKSGTFTSAERRIQKLNPSSKPALGKTDLEIFMTLASKMGKPELSYNGYAEVMSEIARSVPLYAGVSYEKIGRQGLTWPCVDTDDSGSGTLYEGGFPNGKAKLSNATPFQTITRSGESFRLIPCVSKFHSGSFSEWSPSLMEVRPGGFVEMNSSDMASLSLAEGDLIKITGTGGQAFNAKVKESRRAVSGTVLVPYHFSNMKSNSLTDWGSTEILIQVEKA